One segment of Lytechinus pictus isolate F3 Inbred chromosome 13, Lp3.0, whole genome shotgun sequence DNA contains the following:
- the LOC135156383 gene encoding uncharacterized protein LOC135156383, with protein sequence MRSEEEVRIKERRRQQAIEDRKKIWESRAAPTEGITVQFRFPDGSIIRHIFHSTEKVKDMYNAAGMHDSATCQLTLQIPSTGVVLEETEEVDLSDLNLQRSTINVSWLEENNPPPAIVENLLLRPPPSRSPTPPPRSPTPPPRSPTPPPRSPTPPPFVGEQRRVEIHRSNVFTDMVDVFSNSDVMNQQLSFDFINASGVAEKGVGLGLSREAYTAFWVEFEEYCDGEEERIPLVRAGMTCHHWQAIARILVKGYMDVGVLPLSLSKVFLISTLFGLEAVSQGLLLESLFSFVSEPERVLLKAALSWTQEEEDQDELMDILSRFGIRKIPNRENIRQLLLDAASKELIQKPAYIADAFREILSSYTNSFPSSVQLFLDALITIKPSTKRVVSLLRANPETVDQRTTFAYLKQFVRAMRPDMLEKFLRFVTGSSIICFEEIQVSFSDVHGLLRHPIARTCGPLLEIPSSYASYSELRSEFNAILNKDRIEFSII encoded by the exons ATGCGAAGTGAAGAAGAGGTCAGGATAAAGGAGAGAAGAAGACAACAG GCTATAGAAGACAGGAAGAAGATATGGGAGAGCAGAGCTGCTCCTACAGAGGGTATTACTGTACAGTTTCGCTTTCCGGATGGCAGCATCATCAGACACATTTTTCACTCCACAGAAAAAGTGAAG GATATGTACAATGCAGCTGGAATGCATGACAGTGCTACCTGCCAGCTAACGCTTCAGATACCATCTACTGGAGTGGTTTTGGAAGAGACTGAAGAGGTCGATCTGAGTGACCTCAACCTTCAAAGGTCAACCATTAATGTCAGCTGGCTAGAAGAAAAC AACCCTCCACCTGCTATTGTTGAGAATCTGTTGTTGAGACCTCCACCATCCCGATCTCCAACTCCTCCACCCAGATCTCCAACTCCTCCACCTCGATCTCCAACTCCACCACCCAGATCTCCAACTCCACCCCCTTTTGTTGGTGAACAAAG GAGAGTGGAGATTCATCGGTCCAATGTTTTTACAGATATGGTAGATGTCTTCTCTAACTCAGATGTAATGAATCAACAGCTCTCATTTGACTTCATCAATGCAAGCGGAGTTGCTGAGAAAGGGGTAGGGTTAGGTTTGTCCAGGGAGGCCTATACAGCCTTCTGGGTTGAGTTTGAAGAGTACTGTGATGGAGAGGAGGAAAGGATACCATTGGTTAGGGCTGGCATGACATGCCACCACTGGCAGGCCATTGCCCGCATCTTAGTGAAAGGTTACATGGATGTGGGGGTTCTGCCTCTGTCCCTTAGCAAGGTTTTCTTGATTTCTACCTTGTTTGGGTTGGAGGCTGTATCGCAAGGTCTGCTACTtgaatcattgttttcttttgtcaGCGAGCCAGAAAGGGTCCTCCTGAAGGCTGCTTTGTCCTGGACTCAGGAGGAGGAAGACCAAGATGAACTGATGGACATTCTGTCAAGGTTTGGCATCAGGAAAATTCCAAACAGAGAAAACATTCGCCAACTCTTACTGGATGCTGCATCAAAGGAACTCATCCAGAAGCCAGCATATATTGCAGATGCCTTTAGAGAAATCCTGTCTTCCTATACCAATTCATTTCCTTCCTCTGTTCAGCTTTTTCTGGATGCACTCATAACAATTAAGCCAAGCACAAAGAGGGTTGTGTCTTTGTTGAGGGCAAACCCTGAAACAGTTGATCAGAGGACAACCTTTGCCTACCTAAAACAATTTGTAAGGGCTATGAGACCTGATATGTTGGAAAAGTTTCTTCGTTTTGTGACAGGTTCTTCCATAATTTGTTTTGAAGAAATTCAGGTGTCATTTTCTGATGTACATGGATTGCTGAGGCACCCAATTGCCAGAACTTGTGGGCCCTTGCTAGAAATTCCGTCGTCATATGCCTCATATTCAGAACTACGTTCTGAGTTCAATGCTATCTTAAACAAAGATAGGATTGAGTTTTCTATCATTTGA